TTTAACCCGAATATTTTTAGGTTTTCCAAAAAATAAGTGTGATTTTTTCTATTTGTGAAGAAGAGTTTAAAAAATATCTAGTAATACAAAGAAATTAGTATTGGTGCATGATACAAATTAAGAGTTGTTATCAGAAATTCTCCATATAGATATGGAGTTGGTCTCCAAATACCTTATTTCGGAGTGAAATAAACATGTCTAATAAATTTGAAAAACTAGATAATATCGTAGTTACAGAGATTCTTGTTGAATTTATCAATGAGGTAATACCGGAACTAAAACGTTTAATGGGGGAGGAAAAAGTAATTAGAACTGAAAATCATAAACATTCTAATCAAATGCATAATGTATGGCTTTCCTTAAAAGAAGCTGCTAAATATGCTGGCGTCTCATACAATACCTTTCAAACATTTCGTCAAATGGGGCTTAAAGTATGTGAAATCGGGAACGTCAAGCGTGTATCACGTAAAGAAATTGACAAATTTTTAGAAACTCACAGTTACTAAATTACTTGAGGGGATTTTCTATTAGTAAAACTATATAATATTACTAAGGGATTAATCCTCTCTTATTTAATTATTTGCCCCCGCAAATATCAAAAGGAGGAAGTTAATATTGAAGAAAAAGATATCCCCCGTTAATAGTTACAAGCTGAAAAATGGTGAAACGCGCTACGAGTTTCCAATTTATTTAGGTGTTGACCCGTTAACTGGTAAACAGAAACGTACAACAAGACGTGGCTTTAAAACACGTAATCAAGCAAATATAGCATTAGCTCGTATTAAGTTAGAAATTGCAGATGGCACATATAAGCAAGAACGTGTAGAAACTTATAAAGAGTTATATGATCTATGGGTAAAGCAATATGAAAAAACTGTTGAAGAAAGTACGTTTGTGAAAACAATAGGCATTTTTAAAAATCATATTTTACCTGCAATGAGTTCTTATAAAATTGAAAAAATCACAGTGGATATATGCCAAAAGCATGTAGATGAATGGGCTGGAAAATTAAAGAATTTTCGTATGGTCAAAGCATATGCAGC
This DNA window, taken from Lysinibacillus sp. FSL M8-0337, encodes the following:
- a CDS encoding helix-turn-helix domain-containing protein, with product MSNKFEKLDNIVVTEILVEFINEVIPELKRLMGEEKVIRTENHKHSNQMHNVWLSLKEAAKYAGVSYNTFQTFRQMGLKVCEIGNVKRVSRKEIDKFLETHSY